A window of the Branchiibius hedensis genome harbors these coding sequences:
- a CDS encoding glycosyltransferase family 4 protein has translation MTSTRRLRVAMVSHSALPSGAELGTARLVRSLGPEVDPVFVFFQQGPLVDTLTAEGFEVVVVPLAASVHATGRHDALSLRSLRRQVAAVPSFQRRLRAELKRLDLDLVHSHSLKSHVLVSAAVKSLHLPLVWHFHDRIAEDYLPRVWVTALRGAARSVPDAVVANSDATASTLPGSPVSVIPPALEPSALRPAPHRPDAAAPIVGMLGRLSDTKGQHVLLAAAPQILQRFPAARLRIVGAPMFGQDAYAAGLREQVERLGLGEHVEFVGHVEDPYAEMDTWSVFVHASPVPEPFGQVITEAMARRVPVVATEGGGVADIVRPSPHEAYGELVPAGDPAALADAVVTLLADPTRADHRAQRAYRYAAERYDIGESARRTTALWSRLIPGRAPRPRLALAHDYLTQRGGAERVVLAMCDLFPEAGLKTLMYEPAATFAAFAEVDVETSWLNGVGWLRRHYRAAMPILALAASTSSVSGDVVLVSSSGWAHGMRVNGRKVVYCHSPARWLYKTREYLGENWWLTPKGAALAALRPGLRRWDRRAARTADTYIVNSSAVAQVVRATYGIEPLIIHPPVTLDPAGLQEPIGGVDPGFALVVCRLLPYKNVDMVVRAFAERGDRLLVIGAGPLKQQIEANLPDNVTLRSDVPEAQLRWAYANARCLVAASFEDFGLTPVEAAQFGTPTVALRSGGYLDTVQDGINGIFFEAPEVPALLDGLARFDSLSWDRDKIVHSAQAFTPEQFARQLGRVLGPDLVAHLPGPLTMEA, from the coding sequence GACCCGGTTTTCGTCTTCTTCCAACAGGGACCGCTGGTCGACACCCTCACCGCGGAGGGTTTCGAGGTGGTCGTGGTGCCGCTCGCGGCCTCGGTGCACGCCACGGGCCGGCACGACGCGCTGAGCCTGCGGTCGCTGCGTCGTCAGGTCGCGGCTGTCCCCTCGTTCCAGCGCCGGCTGCGCGCTGAATTGAAGCGACTGGATCTCGACCTGGTCCATTCCCACTCATTGAAGAGCCATGTCCTGGTGTCCGCTGCCGTCAAGTCGTTGCACCTGCCGCTGGTCTGGCACTTCCACGACCGGATCGCTGAGGACTATTTGCCGCGGGTGTGGGTGACCGCGTTGCGGGGCGCGGCACGCAGCGTCCCGGACGCCGTGGTCGCCAACTCCGACGCCACGGCCAGCACCCTGCCCGGGTCACCGGTGAGTGTGATTCCTCCCGCGCTGGAACCGTCGGCGCTCAGGCCGGCGCCGCACCGGCCCGATGCGGCCGCGCCGATCGTCGGCATGCTCGGCCGGCTCAGTGACACCAAGGGGCAGCACGTCCTGCTCGCGGCGGCGCCGCAGATCCTGCAGCGGTTCCCGGCTGCACGATTACGGATCGTCGGCGCGCCGATGTTCGGCCAGGACGCCTACGCGGCTGGCCTGCGGGAGCAGGTCGAGCGCCTCGGTTTGGGCGAGCACGTCGAGTTCGTCGGGCACGTCGAAGACCCGTACGCCGAGATGGACACCTGGTCGGTCTTCGTCCACGCATCGCCGGTCCCGGAGCCGTTCGGGCAGGTGATCACCGAGGCGATGGCCCGGCGAGTTCCGGTGGTGGCCACCGAGGGGGGCGGCGTGGCGGACATCGTCCGGCCCTCCCCGCACGAGGCGTACGGCGAGTTGGTGCCGGCCGGAGACCCGGCCGCGCTCGCGGACGCCGTCGTGACGCTGCTGGCCGACCCCACCCGCGCCGACCATCGGGCGCAGCGTGCCTACCGCTACGCCGCCGAGCGGTATGACATCGGGGAGTCGGCACGCCGGACCACTGCCTTGTGGAGCCGCCTGATCCCCGGGCGGGCACCGCGGCCCCGGCTGGCGCTGGCCCACGACTACCTGACGCAGCGCGGCGGCGCCGAGCGGGTCGTGCTCGCGATGTGTGACCTGTTCCCCGAAGCGGGTCTGAAGACGCTCATGTACGAGCCCGCCGCGACCTTTGCCGCGTTCGCCGAGGTCGACGTCGAAACCAGTTGGCTCAATGGTGTCGGCTGGTTGCGGCGGCACTACCGGGCCGCCATGCCGATCCTGGCCCTCGCGGCCTCGACCAGTTCGGTGAGCGGGGACGTCGTCCTGGTGTCCTCCAGCGGATGGGCGCACGGCATGCGGGTCAACGGTCGCAAGGTCGTCTACTGCCACTCTCCGGCGCGGTGGCTGTACAAAACCCGGGAGTACCTCGGCGAGAACTGGTGGCTGACCCCGAAAGGCGCGGCGCTCGCCGCGTTGCGTCCCGGGCTGCGTCGCTGGGACCGACGGGCCGCCCGCACCGCGGACACCTACATCGTCAACTCCTCGGCCGTCGCCCAGGTCGTGCGAGCGACGTACGGCATCGAGCCGTTGATCATTCATCCGCCGGTGACGCTGGATCCGGCCGGACTCCAGGAGCCCATCGGCGGCGTCGACCCGGGCTTCGCCCTGGTGGTCTGCCGCCTCCTGCCCTACAAGAACGTCGACATGGTGGTGCGGGCCTTCGCCGAACGGGGCGATCGGTTGCTCGTGATCGGGGCCGGGCCGCTGAAGCAGCAGATCGAGGCCAACCTGCCAGACAACGTGACCCTGCGCAGCGACGTACCCGAGGCGCAGTTGCGCTGGGCGTATGCGAACGCGCGGTGTTTGGTCGCCGCCAGCTTCGAGGACTTCGGGCTGACCCCGGTGGAGGCGGCCCAGTTCGGGACCCCGACGGTCGCCTTGCGCAGCGGCGGCTACCTGGACACCGTGCAGGACGGCATCAACGGCATCTTCTTCGAAGCACCCGAGGTGCCGGCACTGCTCGATGGCCTGGCCCGGTTCGACTCGTTGAGTTGGGATCGCGACAAGATCGTGCACAGCGCCCAGGCGTTCACCCCCGAGCAGTTCGCCCGGCAGTTAGGACGCGTGCTCGGCCCGGACCTCGTGGCACACTTGCCCGGACCACTGACCATGGAGGCTTGA
- a CDS encoding polysaccharide biosynthesis tyrosine autokinase codes for MTIRDFLRIMRQRWRWLLGTLLIVLIAAAVSTMLQPKTYEASARFYLAGSNGQGTPVQRDDLATYAQVVSAPAVQEVIRKQAKVGPTAAVNVNATLSDTANIMTGTASSGSAQEAAAIANATGPALAAVAPQFSQLLSGAGSVTSTAVQPATVPSSPASPDIKRTLELAFAVGLLLGVAMALLRHFMDNRVRTVEDLEALVQRPVLSIVPRVGSGQRVVDTSDSPSGAMVEAMRRLRTNVKFVNVTNDVPAVVVTSARPGDGKTTVAANLALAMSRDGHRTLLVDGDLRKPGVASAVGIDGSVGLTNVLVHELALKDVLVEPEPSLPLFVLPAGPVPPNASELLGSAAMRNLFQELVAEFDFVVFDSPPMLPVVDALELEKLAGNLILVARGGQVSRRELQVTLKALETVDANLSGTVLNYADSFSDDYGYGHKYGYGEQPPAARGQSRRTGKRG; via the coding sequence GTGACCATCCGCGATTTTCTGCGCATCATGCGCCAACGCTGGCGCTGGCTGCTGGGCACGTTGCTCATCGTGCTCATCGCTGCCGCCGTCAGCACGATGCTGCAGCCGAAGACCTACGAAGCGAGCGCCCGGTTCTATCTCGCGGGTAGCAACGGGCAGGGCACGCCGGTGCAACGGGACGACCTCGCGACGTACGCACAAGTGGTGTCGGCCCCCGCGGTGCAGGAGGTCATCCGCAAGCAGGCCAAGGTCGGACCCACGGCGGCTGTGAACGTCAACGCCACGCTGTCCGATACCGCCAACATCATGACGGGCACCGCCAGCTCCGGAAGTGCGCAGGAGGCGGCCGCGATCGCGAACGCGACGGGGCCGGCGCTCGCGGCTGTGGCGCCACAGTTCTCGCAACTGCTCTCCGGTGCCGGATCGGTGACCAGCACCGCGGTGCAGCCGGCCACGGTGCCCTCGTCGCCAGCGTCTCCCGACATCAAGAGGACGCTGGAACTGGCCTTCGCCGTCGGGTTGCTGCTGGGCGTGGCGATGGCGCTGCTGCGGCACTTCATGGACAACCGGGTGCGCACGGTCGAAGACCTGGAAGCGCTGGTGCAGCGCCCGGTGCTGAGCATCGTGCCGCGCGTCGGCAGCGGTCAGCGGGTCGTGGACACCTCCGACAGCCCGTCCGGTGCCATGGTCGAGGCGATGCGCAGACTGCGCACCAACGTGAAGTTCGTCAACGTCACCAACGACGTGCCGGCGGTGGTGGTCACCTCCGCACGACCCGGCGACGGCAAGACGACCGTTGCGGCCAACCTTGCGTTGGCCATGTCGCGCGATGGTCATCGCACCCTGTTGGTCGATGGCGACCTACGTAAACCGGGCGTGGCGTCCGCGGTCGGCATCGACGGCTCGGTCGGACTCACCAATGTCCTGGTCCATGAACTCGCGCTCAAGGACGTGCTGGTCGAGCCCGAACCCTCGCTGCCGCTGTTCGTCCTGCCCGCCGGTCCGGTGCCGCCAAACGCCAGTGAACTGCTCGGGTCCGCCGCGATGCGCAACCTCTTCCAGGAATTGGTCGCCGAATTCGACTTCGTCGTCTTCGACAGTCCGCCGATGCTGCCGGTGGTCGATGCGTTGGAGCTGGAGAAGCTGGCCGGCAACCTGATCCTGGTGGCGCGCGGCGGACAGGTCTCCCGCCGTGAGTTGCAGGTCACGCTCAAGGCACTGGAGACGGTGGACGCGAACCTGTCCGGGACCGTCCTGAACTACGCCGACAGCTTCAGCGACGACTACGGCTACGGCCACAAGTACGGGTACGGCGAGCAGCCGCCCGCCGCTCGCGGCCAGTCCCGGCGCACCGGCAAACGCGGCTAG